CGAAAAAGACCAACTCCGGCAGCTCCTGGACTTCGCGGTCGAGGCAGCCCGGGAGGCCGGGGAGATCGTCATGAAATATTTCCAGACCACTCTGACGCCGGAGCAGAAGCCGGACCGCACCTTTGTGACAGCGGCCGATCGTAACGCCGAGGAGAGGCTCCGGGCGCTCATCCGACAGGCCTACCCGGACCACGGCATTCTTGGGGAAGAGTTCGGCGAGCAGCAGAGCAGTTCCGACCGGACCTGGATCATCGACCCGCTTGACGGAACCGCCTCTTTCCTCCACGGCGTTCCACTCTTCGGCGTCCTGCTCGGATTAGAGGTCGATGGAGAGGTCGTCCTTGGGGTGGCGAACTTTCCCGCGCTGGGCGAGTTGGTCTCCGCCAGCAAGGAAATGGGCTGCTTCTGGAACGGACGACGCGCCGCTGTCTCCGGCGTAGACGACCTGAAGGAGGCGTTGCTGCTCTACACCGACGGCGCCGGTTTCGAGCCACATGGGCGGGAGTCGACCTTCCGAGATCTCACCGCCGCCACCCGGATGCACCGAAGTTGGGGCGATTGCTATGGACACATTCTGGTCGCAACGGGGCGTGCGGAGGTGATGCTCGATCCTGTGATGAACATCTGGGACTGCGCGGCGCTACTGCCGATTCTGCTGGAGGCGGGCGGGACCTTTACGGATTGGCAGGGACGGCCGACCATCCGGGGGGGGAACGCCATCTCAACCAACGGCCGGCTGTTCGACCAGGTAATGCAGGTTGTCAAGAAGAGGAACTAAGGGCGCGCTCGCCGAGCTCCTGCGTCTCGACTCTTGAAAGCAAAACGGGCGCCCCCTTCCGATCCGGGAACGCCCGCAACGATGCCACAGCAGACGATTATCTCTCCTGTAGCTTGTCTCGCTCTCTCTCCATCGCCTCCTTGCCGGCCTGGTAGGCGGCGGTGAGAATTGCCTTTTTCTCTTCAAAAACTTCCTTGCCTACCCCGAACACATCCTCGACCCGATCCCTGACGTCATCCACGAGATCGGTGCTTCGATCCTTGACGTCTGTCGCGAGGTCTCTGAGGCGAGTGCGAGTTTGTCGGCCTCCATCCGGAGCGAATAGCAGCGCCAGGCTCGCCCCAAGCACACCGCCAACGATAAACGCGAGGGCAACAGATGCAGGAGCACATCCCCGTTCTTCGCTCATGTCGATCACCTCCCTCCCACGAGTCGTACAAGCAGGGTTCGCAGGCCAACCCGAAGGCCGGTCATAAGGGCAGCGCCAGTGATCAGCTTTGGAAAGACGATGTGCTGCGCCAGTTGATTCACATCTCGCACTGTCTGCCCCACCTCAGCAATCGCCTCAAGCGTCCCGTCCATTTTTTTCAATCCGCCAGCCACCTGGTCAGAGGCGCGGTTGAGGCTTCCAATAACTTCTTTCAGCTCAATCAACGTAGGTCGTAATTCAAGTTCAAGCAGCCTGAGAAAATCCTCTGCCTGCCTGGCGGTCCGCCGAATCTGCACAAGCGCAGGGATCATGGCACACACCAAGAGCAAGAATAGGACCACAATGGCCCATAAAGCATACTCTGTCGTGGGCATTGGCCTCCTCAGAAAATGCCTAAGAAATCGCTATCACTCTACCAAAGCCATTGGGTGAGGTCAACATATAAGGAAGATGGGCCGACATCCCGGTCAGACTGAATCGATGCCACGACCTCAGTGCGCAGAATTCCTCAATTGAGACCTACTGCTTCCCGAGATCAGCGACCAAGTACAACATCGATTCCTGCGAGCACCAGTTCAAGTTGTACCCGAGGTAGCTTTCCGGCGCACTCGGTCAGTAGCGCTTTGTCCAGCGTTACGACCTGTGAGACGTTGACAACCGAATCATTGGGGAGTCCGGTCAAGCACGAAGTAAGCAAGGCGTTGCCGGGAGCTTTCGCCCACTTCACATTGCTGGTCAGCGGCACGCACACCACCGTTGCGATACGGCTTCGATTCAGCGCGTCTCCTTGTACGACCACAACCGGCCTGCGAAACCCTGGCCCGGATCCTGTCGGCGCAGGGAGATCGGCCCACCAGATCTCTCCCTGTGAGATTACCACTCGCTGCGCTCCAGCACGCGGCGAGACGCAGTAGAGACAAATGCATCAGGTTCGGCACCGAGTTCGGCACAGACTTGATCCATCGCTTCGGTCACGTGGTCCGGTGCGTGGCGGGCAAGGTACTCAGAAAGCGCGCGGCTGTAGAGCTCGCTTCGGGACTTCTTCATGCGGCGCGCGAATCGCTCGGCCTTCTCGAACACGCCATCGGGAATTGACACCGCTGTTTTCATACCAATAGTATAACCATCATAGTGCGTCAGGTCAAGTCTCTCGCATCCGGGATAGAGATACATCGCCGCTGCCCCCACGCAGGCGTTGGGCACCGTGAGCGCTTGACACCCTTCCTCCCCTCAGCTAAGGTCAGATGCGAGGGGATACAATGAATGGCTCCCACGAAATAGATAAAGAGGCGCTGCCGCGGCACACCAATAGGCTGATCCACGAGACCAGCCCCTACCTCCTTCAGCATGCGCACAATCCGGTGGACTGGTACCCCTGGAAAGAGGAAGCCCTTCGCCGGGCCAGGGACGAGAATCGTCCGATTCTACTGAGCATCGGCTACTCCACCTGCCATTGGTGCCACGTGATGGCGCATGAGTCGTTCGAGAGTGAAGCGATCGCCGATCTGATGAATCAGCACTTCGTCTGCATCAAGGTCGATCGAGAGGAGCGGCCAGACCTCGACCAGATCTACATGGCAGCCACGATGGCCCTGAACCGTGGGCAGGGCGGGTGGCCGATGACCGTGTTTCTGACCCCCGACCTGCAGCCGTTCTTCGCGGGAACCTACTTCCCGCCCAGGGACGGGTTAGGCCGCCCGGGATTCCCGACGATCCTCAAGCGGATTGCGCAGTTCTGGCGCGAGCAGCCCGACGCCCTTCGAACACAATCAGACGAGATCACCGAACGCCTGCGCGAGGCGCATCGCCCGTCCGCCCCGCTGCCGGTCGGGCAAAGTGAAGTCGCTGCCGCCGTTACCCACTTTGCCGCGACCTTCGATCCCGCCTTCGGCGGATTCGGCGCCGCCCCCAAGTTTCCTGCGGCAACGGCCTTGTCGCTCCTGTTGCGCCATCACCGACGCACCGGCGATGCCCACGCCCTGCAGATGGTGCGAATGACACTCGACGCCATGGCGCGGGGCGGGATCTACGACCAGATCGGCGGCGGCTTTGCCCGGTACTCGACCGACGAGCGCTGGCTGGTTCCTCACTTTGAGAAGATGCTCTACGACAATGCGCTGCTGGCCAGGACCTATCTGGAGGCTTTCCAGGTGACGCGCGACTCGTCCTATCGGCGCATCGCGACCGAACTCCTTGACTACATCCTGCGCGAGATGACCGCGCCGGAGGGAGGTTTTTACTCCGCTACCGACGCCGACTCGGAGGGGGTCGAGGGAAAGTTCTATGTCTGGACACCGGTCGAGATCGAGGCGATCCTGGGGGAGGAAGAAGCGCGCCGGTTCTGCGCCTATTATGACATCACGTCCAGCGGCAACTGGGAGGGAAAGAGCATCCCAAACATCCGGCGCGCGGCCGCGCAGGTGGCCACAAAGCTCGGGGTCAGCGTCGAGGAGCTTCAGGCTTCCGTCGATCGAGCGCGATCCACGGTCTATGAGGCCCGTCGAAAGCGGGTATCGCCCGGCCTGGATGATAAGATCCTCACCGCCTGGAACGGGATGATGATCAGCGCGATGGCCGAGGGATACCGCATCTTGGGTGAGAAGGGTTACTTTGACGCCGCCGTCCGCGCAGCCGACTTCCTGCTTTCTACGCTCCTCTCATCGGACGGCCGATTGCTGCGAACCTACCGGGCCGGTACGGCGCACCTGCACGCCTACCTTGAGGATTATGCGTACCTCTGCGAGGGACTGATCGACCTGTATGAGGCGGGCGGCGCAGTCCAATATCTCTATGCCGCCGTAAGCATGGCCGAGCGGCTGCTGGCCGATTTCGCCGATGAGGAGAGCGGCGCCTTCTACACTACGTCGCGT
The Candidatus Methylomirabilis sp. DNA segment above includes these coding regions:
- a CDS encoding YtxH domain-containing protein; this encodes MSEERGCAPASVALAFIVGGVLGASLALLFAPDGGRQTRTRLRDLATDVKDRSTDLVDDVRDRVEDVFGVGKEVFEEKKAILTAAYQAGKEAMERERDKLQER
- a CDS encoding DUF948 domain-containing protein, which produces MPTTEYALWAIVVLFLLLVCAMIPALVQIRRTARQAEDFLRLLELELRPTLIELKEVIGSLNRASDQVAGGLKKMDGTLEAIAEVGQTVRDVNQLAQHIVFPKLITGAALMTGLRVGLRTLLVRLVGGR
- a CDS encoding thioredoxin domain-containing protein; its protein translation is MNGSHEIDKEALPRHTNRLIHETSPYLLQHAHNPVDWYPWKEEALRRARDENRPILLSIGYSTCHWCHVMAHESFESEAIADLMNQHFVCIKVDREERPDLDQIYMAATMALNRGQGGWPMTVFLTPDLQPFFAGTYFPPRDGLGRPGFPTILKRIAQFWREQPDALRTQSDEITERLREAHRPSAPLPVGQSEVAAAVTHFAATFDPAFGGFGAAPKFPAATALSLLLRHHRRTGDAHALQMVRMTLDAMARGGIYDQIGGGFARYSTDERWLVPHFEKMLYDNALLARTYLEAFQVTRDSSYRRIATELLDYILREMTAPEGGFYSATDADSEGVEGKFYVWTPVEIEAILGEEEARRFCAYYDITSSGNWEGKSIPNIRRAAAQVATKLGVSVEELQASVDRARSTVYEARRKRVSPGLDDKILTAWNGMMISAMAEGYRILGEKGYFDAAVRAADFLLSTLLSSDGRLLRTYRAGTAHLHAYLEDYAYLCEGLIDLYEAGGAVQYLYAAVSMAERLLADFADEESGAFYTTSRGHEALILRHLEGTDGAIPSGSAVAASALARLSFHLDREEWRRAAERAISAHGKQIALYPHAFAKSLAVVDLLLERPVDLCLIGAPTEAGCEALRREIGRHYLPNRIIAHHDPTEGDPPDLPLLRGKGLVDGRATLYLCRNFTCQTPITDPAQIAEALNLPEWRSTDGKRLT
- a CDS encoding type II toxin-antitoxin system PemK/MazF family toxin, which gives rise to MVISQGEIWWADLPAPTGSGPGFRRPVVVVQGDALNRSRIATVVCVPLTSNVKWAKAPGNALLTSCLTGLPNDSVVNVSQVVTLDKALLTECAGKLPRVQLELVLAGIDVVLGR
- the hisN gene encoding histidinol-phosphatase, yielding MIEKDQLRQLLDFAVEAAREAGEIVMKYFQTTLTPEQKPDRTFVTAADRNAEERLRALIRQAYPDHGILGEEFGEQQSSSDRTWIIDPLDGTASFLHGVPLFGVLLGLEVDGEVVLGVANFPALGELVSASKEMGCFWNGRRAAVSGVDDLKEALLLYTDGAGFEPHGRESTFRDLTAATRMHRSWGDCYGHILVATGRAEVMLDPVMNIWDCAALLPILLEAGGTFTDWQGRPTIRGGNAISTNGRLFDQVMQVVKKRN